One part of the Nostoc sp. PCC 7120 = FACHB-418 genome encodes these proteins:
- a CDS encoding ABC transporter permease: MLKRWLNRTSTIPEVPIISTIAGQESLTQEAWRKFRGNRQAMLGAVVLLIIVLSVVFGPLIYSVPINKIDFAKSTLPPSWEHPFGTNDLGQDILARILYGGRISIAVGVFSMVVAITLGILIGALSGFYGGWLDVVLMRLTDLCLALPRLPLLLLVIFLFRDAIKAIAGPELGIFVLVVLVIGGLNWMSVARLVRAGFLTVREQEFVTAARALGASPRRLIWIHILPNVISPVLVAATLSVSTAIVTESTLSFFGLGFPPDVPTWGRMLYDAQNFLEFAPYMVVFPGTAIFLTVLSINYIGDGLRDALDPRLS, encoded by the coding sequence ATGTTAAAACGTTGGCTAAATCGCACTTCCACAATACCCGAAGTACCAATTATAAGTACTATCGCTGGGCAAGAAAGCCTCACTCAAGAAGCATGGCGAAAGTTTCGCGGTAATCGTCAGGCTATGTTGGGTGCTGTGGTATTACTGATTATCGTTTTGAGTGTTGTGTTTGGGCCTTTGATTTACTCTGTCCCTATCAATAAAATTGATTTTGCTAAGTCCACCCTACCACCTAGTTGGGAACATCCATTTGGGACTAATGATTTGGGTCAAGATATATTAGCCAGGATTTTGTACGGTGGCAGAATATCAATTGCTGTGGGTGTGTTTTCGATGGTGGTGGCGATAACGTTGGGGATACTCATCGGCGCACTTTCAGGATTTTATGGCGGTTGGTTGGATGTGGTATTGATGCGGTTAACTGATTTGTGTTTGGCTTTACCGCGCCTACCCTTATTGTTATTGGTGATATTCTTGTTTCGGGATGCCATCAAGGCGATCGCTGGCCCAGAACTAGGTATATTTGTCTTAGTCGTGCTAGTTATCGGCGGACTCAACTGGATGTCTGTCGCTAGGTTAGTTAGGGCTGGGTTTTTAACTGTGCGCGAACAGGAATTTGTCACAGCCGCCCGCGCCCTCGGTGCTTCCCCCAGACGGTTAATCTGGATTCATATTTTGCCAAATGTCATCAGTCCGGTATTGGTAGCAGCGACTCTCTCTGTGAGTACCGCCATCGTCACGGAATCTACACTCAGCTTTTTTGGTCTGGGCTTTCCTCCTGATGTCCCGACTTGGGGGCGGATGCTTTACGATGCACAAAACTTTTTGGAGTTTGCGCCCTATATGGTGGTTTTTCCAGGGACGGCCATATTTCTGACTGTGCTGAGTATTAACTATATAGGTGATGGTTTACGGGATGCCCTTGATCCTCGATTGTCTTAA
- a CDS encoding ABC transporter permease, whose translation MEILWFSRFWRLGEIKLVLSHKLTGKTDFASKMNKYLINRLLVAIPTLIAISLVIFTILALAPGDPMGEFALNPSITAEVRENIKRSLGLDQPIHIRYIKWVIAFVRGDMGYSFTSRSPVIDLILQRLPTTLWVVGAAYLLGAILAIPLGVISALKRHTIIDHVLTTLVFFGFSLPTFFTGLLFIIIFSIQLKWLPFIYNSTLQVKDWQSFIAQIQQSIMPISVLALWQTAMLMRFVRSEILENIHQDYVRTAYAKGLSKFVVIRRHILRNALIPVVTLIALDIPSVFTGALVTEKVFRVPGIGALLIDSIYKNDTPVVMAITFIYAILIVIFNLVADILYGFLDPRVKYTK comes from the coding sequence TTGGAAATATTATGGTTTAGCCGTTTTTGGCGGTTGGGTGAAATAAAGTTAGTGCTGAGTCATAAGTTAACAGGTAAGACAGATTTTGCCTCAAAAATGAATAAATATTTAATTAATCGTCTACTAGTTGCTATCCCCACACTAATTGCTATTAGTCTGGTTATATTTACTATTTTGGCATTAGCCCCTGGTGATCCAATGGGTGAATTTGCCCTGAATCCTTCCATCACGGCAGAGGTGCGGGAAAATATCAAAAGGTCTTTAGGATTAGACCAACCAATTCATATTCGTTATATCAAGTGGGTGATAGCTTTTGTGCGTGGGGATATGGGCTATTCTTTCACTAGTCGCAGTCCTGTAATTGATTTAATTCTGCAACGTCTACCGACAACATTATGGGTAGTTGGTGCTGCTTATTTACTAGGTGCAATTTTGGCTATTCCTTTGGGTGTGATTTCTGCCCTCAAGCGCCATACAATAATTGATCATGTTTTAACTACTTTAGTATTTTTCGGATTTTCTCTGCCAACTTTTTTCACAGGGTTACTATTTATTATTATCTTTAGTATTCAATTGAAATGGTTACCCTTTATTTATAACAGTACATTACAAGTAAAAGATTGGCAGAGTTTTATAGCCCAAATCCAACAATCTATTATGCCAATTTCGGTGTTAGCACTTTGGCAAACAGCTATGCTAATGCGCTTTGTCCGTTCAGAAATTTTGGAAAATATTCACCAAGATTATGTTCGGACAGCTTATGCAAAAGGATTATCCAAATTTGTAGTTATTCGACGGCATATTTTACGAAATGCGTTAATTCCTGTAGTCACATTAATAGCATTGGATATTCCTAGTGTGTTTACAGGTGCTTTGGTAACAGAAAAAGTTTTTCGTGTTCCTGGTATTGGTGCTTTATTAATTGACTCTATTTATAAAAATGACACGCCAGTGGTGATGGCAATTACCTTTATATATGCAATTTTAATTGTGATTTTTAATCTGGTTGCCGATATTCTCTATGGTTTCTTAGATCCTCGCGTTAAATATACAAAATAA
- a CDS encoding class I SAM-dependent methyltransferase translates to MSKLFPGEVFANTADFDTGIRQLLPRYDEMLEVICRCLPLTSRRILDLGCGTGELSLKILQRCPDAQVIALDYSPRMLKFAQNKIVASGYKERWTGLQADFGDWAINPETLNIGNEFDACVSSLAIHHLYDEMKLQLFQRIAASLTPNGCFWNADPILPESPTLAEIYQAAREEWVSEQGSNFTEVRAKVGDSSPQGYSNPDQLATLDTHLQMLTKSGFTTVAVPWKYYGLAVFGGWVK, encoded by the coding sequence ATGTCAAAGTTATTCCCTGGAGAAGTCTTCGCTAATACTGCTGATTTTGACACTGGGATTCGCCAATTATTACCTCGCTATGATGAAATGCTGGAGGTAATCTGTCGTTGTCTGCCTTTGACAAGTCGTCGCATTTTAGACTTAGGTTGTGGTACAGGCGAACTTAGTCTCAAAATACTCCAACGCTGTCCTGATGCTCAAGTCATTGCTTTGGATTATTCACCCCGAATGCTGAAATTTGCCCAAAATAAAATCGTCGCATCTGGGTATAAAGAACGTTGGACTGGTTTACAAGCTGACTTTGGCGACTGGGCTATCAATCCTGAGACGTTGAATATTGGTAATGAATTTGATGCTTGTGTATCATCCCTAGCCATTCACCATCTCTATGATGAAATGAAGTTACAGCTATTTCAGCGCATCGCTGCTAGTCTGACACCAAACGGTTGTTTCTGGAATGCAGACCCCATCTTACCAGAATCACCCACCCTTGCGGAAATTTACCAAGCAGCACGAGAAGAATGGGTAAGTGAACAGGGAAGCAATTTTACAGAAGTCCGCGCTAAAGTTGGCGATAGTAGCCCCCAAGGATACTCCAATCCAGACCAACTTGCTACTTTAGATACCCATTTGCAAATGTTGACAAAATCTGGATTTACAACGGTAGCAGTACCTTGGAAATATTATGGTTTAGCCGTTTTTGGCGGTTGGGTGAAATAA
- a CDS encoding DUF3531 family protein: MHIQFREFDQFDVWMWLKFSTIPSQREKQYVEEVFNSWFYLGKLGAFNAENLQVQETGVDLSYLNYDSRGYDKSLLALMHNMGEFEYEGQWARCWFDLGTSDAIAIDLLINALTQLSEEYVTIEAFYVGGENENWPVEDSDSRPHSIYDN, encoded by the coding sequence ATGCACATTCAATTTCGTGAATTTGATCAATTTGATGTGTGGATGTGGCTAAAATTTAGTACCATCCCTTCTCAAAGAGAAAAGCAGTATGTAGAAGAAGTCTTTAATTCCTGGTTTTATCTAGGGAAGTTGGGTGCATTTAATGCCGAAAATCTCCAGGTACAAGAAACTGGGGTTGATTTAAGTTATCTTAATTATGACTCACGAGGTTATGACAAAAGCCTATTAGCGCTGATGCACAACATGGGTGAGTTTGAGTATGAAGGACAATGGGCGCGATGTTGGTTTGATTTAGGAACTAGTGATGCGATCGCTATTGATCTTCTGATCAATGCTCTTACTCAACTCAGTGAAGAATACGTCACTATTGAAGCATTCTACGTCGGCGGCGAGAATGAAAATTGGCCGGTCGAAGATAGTGACAGTCGCCCTCACTCTATTTACGATAATTAA
- a CDS encoding NUDIX hydrolase yields the protein MTKHGEIRVIVLGLVRDGNRIFVSEGYDPVKQSTFYRALGGGVDFGETSLAALKREFQEEIQAELINIRYLGCMENLFTFNARKGHEIIQLYQCDFADPKFHQLESLVFYESEHHKHRAMWIDIDRFKSGELRLVPEEFFKYL from the coding sequence ATGACTAAACACGGCGAAATTCGGGTAATAGTCTTAGGATTGGTTCGAGATGGTAACCGCATTTTTGTTTCTGAAGGCTACGACCCCGTAAAGCAATCAACTTTTTATCGTGCTTTAGGTGGTGGTGTAGACTTCGGCGAAACCAGTCTAGCAGCGTTGAAACGGGAATTCCAAGAAGAAATTCAAGCAGAATTAATAAATATTCGCTATCTAGGTTGTATGGAAAACCTATTTACATTTAATGCTAGAAAGGGACATGAAATTATACAGCTTTATCAATGTGATTTCGCTGATCCCAAGTTTCATCAGTTGGAGAGTTTAGTATTTTATGAATCTGAGCATCACAAACATAGAGCAATGTGGATAGATATTGACCGCTTTAAATCTGGTGAACTTAGATTAGTACCAGAGGAATTTTTTAAATATTTATAA
- a CDS encoding DUF6679 family protein, translating into MKSILQTYLEKEIWILIRDKWYYATIIGIWDDLLCFKHRTHNKDTEEDTLWEMIVKVSEVVAIDKVVSVVSRKPDVFMSRLLETDRHTNNHQEHENS; encoded by the coding sequence GTGAAATCTATTCTACAAACTTACCTAGAGAAAGAAATCTGGATACTGATACGAGATAAATGGTATTACGCAACCATTATTGGGATTTGGGATGATCTGTTGTGCTTTAAACATAGAACTCACAACAAAGACACGGAGGAAGATACTTTGTGGGAAATGATTGTCAAAGTCAGCGAAGTAGTTGCTATTGATAAAGTTGTCTCAGTTGTCAGTAGAAAACCTGATGTGTTTATGTCACGACTTCTAGAAACCGACAGACATACTAATAATCATCAGGAACATGAAAATTCTTAA
- a CDS encoding PadR family transcriptional regulator: protein MSLAYIILGFLQKEDMTGYDLKTNCFDQCIAHLWPADQGQIYKTLDKLFEQGWINCHVEIQHDRPNRKVYSLTEMGKTEFVRWLQSPQPLPIVREPLLVQLFFAAQLSNEAIASLLQQQLAAHYEKISNCEAINFPPVEDEVEIREQLIHRLMVELIVRREETYIDWLKSAIKTLTVDN from the coding sequence ATGTCCTTAGCATATATAATTCTCGGTTTCCTACAAAAAGAAGATATGACAGGTTACGACCTCAAGACAAATTGTTTCGATCAATGTATTGCTCACTTATGGCCAGCCGATCAAGGACAGATTTATAAGACGCTCGATAAGCTTTTTGAGCAGGGTTGGATTAATTGCCATGTTGAGATTCAGCACGATCGCCCCAACCGTAAAGTCTATAGTCTCACAGAAATGGGCAAAACCGAGTTTGTACGGTGGCTGCAATCCCCCCAGCCCTTGCCTATAGTCAGAGAACCTTTACTTGTACAATTATTTTTTGCAGCTCAGTTATCGAATGAGGCGATCGCTAGTCTACTACAACAGCAGCTAGCAGCTCACTATGAAAAAATCAGCAATTGTGAAGCCATCAACTTTCCACCGGTTGAAGATGAAGTGGAGATTCGTGAGCAATTAATACATAGGCTAATGGTGGAATTAATCGTGCGTCGTGAGGAAACTTATATTGACTGGTTAAAGTCAGCTATCAAAACACTAACAGTTGATAATTAA
- a CDS encoding NHLP bacteriocin export ABC transporter permease/ATPase subunit: protein MKLQGQTYIINGNEPILLNDPSRVWVVQSGSMALFAVTVKDGVIDGTRRYLCSISQGEALFGTVYQQRQILAVPIGEVELLLLHPECFRGLGAKANAWIENWLMELSSVLCQIPTPKIQVKTEGQERFSLNNGQNFQPAAGLTCWVQLQEGNVCFLGFEELILATDVAFPMNDKMWLTPVGGVQLTTHTTSEYENSDILLAGLSQLHTQILSCVTLLDEQEAQAELTRLQERQRLNRRVTAEALGELSSTLNSQDGDFFLEGTPLLVAAGAVGRAMGIKISPPLRSENLQRVKEPLEAIVRASRIRMRRVLLRDNWWLKDAGALVAYTKENQPVALLPAGNRYEIFDPVNYSRVVVNEGVAATLAPVAYMFYRSLPDKALRAIDIVKFTLRGHGWDLLQILFTGIFITLLGMITPYATSIIIDNAIPDSDRSLLLQIGLGLLVAALGAGLFQLAQGFALLRMETSGDASTQAGVWDRLLNLPVSFFREYTTGDLLSRISSVSAIRRQLSGRTLINFITSIFALFYLGQLFYYNYKLALIAVASAVVAIAITTISGILLLSKVRPLLEVQGNIFGQTVQLINGISKLHIAGAEERAFAAWSKNYTRQIKLELSTQLVEDFVVIFNTIIPIITSGVLFWFTTKLLEEAQTSGSIAFSLGTFLAFNTAFSNFTRGTTNLSNTVTQILQILPQWQRTQPILTTIPEVNLSKSDPGRLAGKITVDNVTFCYRRDGNLTLDNVSISAEPGEFIALVGSSGSGKSTLLRLLLGFETPQAGSIHYDGQDLSGLDVDAVRRQLGVVLQNGQLNSASIFENIAGDAQITLDEAWEAARMSGFAEDVTAMPMQMHTVVSEGGGNLSGGQRQRLLIARALALKPRILLFDEATSALDNRTQAIVSESLDKLQVTRIAIAHRLSTIRNAHRIYVLQAGRVVQQGTFQELANTEGIFAQLMARQMA, encoded by the coding sequence ATGAAACTACAGGGGCAAACTTACATAATTAATGGCAATGAACCAATTTTACTCAATGACCCGTCGCGGGTTTGGGTGGTTCAATCTGGTTCTATGGCTTTGTTTGCAGTCACAGTGAAAGATGGCGTGATTGATGGAACTCGTCGTTATTTATGTAGTATTAGCCAAGGTGAGGCACTTTTCGGCACGGTTTATCAGCAACGCCAAATTCTCGCGGTTCCTATTGGGGAAGTTGAGTTACTGCTGTTACATCCAGAATGTTTTCGCGGGTTAGGAGCGAAAGCTAATGCTTGGATAGAAAATTGGTTAATGGAACTTAGTAGTGTATTGTGCCAGATTCCCACACCCAAAATTCAGGTAAAAACTGAGGGACAAGAACGATTTTCCTTAAATAATGGTCAAAATTTCCAACCAGCCGCAGGTTTAACTTGCTGGGTGCAGCTTCAGGAAGGGAATGTTTGTTTTCTGGGATTTGAGGAATTGATTTTAGCCACAGACGTAGCCTTCCCCATGAATGACAAAATGTGGTTAACCCCAGTCGGGGGAGTGCAACTAACAACTCATACTACTAGCGAATACGAAAATTCAGATATACTGCTGGCTGGTTTATCTCAATTACATACTCAAATCTTGTCTTGTGTGACTTTATTAGATGAGCAAGAAGCACAAGCAGAACTGACAAGGTTGCAAGAACGTCAACGCCTGAATCGTCGAGTCACAGCCGAAGCTTTAGGGGAACTATCATCAACCCTCAATTCTCAAGACGGTGACTTTTTCTTAGAAGGTACTCCTTTATTAGTGGCTGCTGGTGCAGTCGGTAGGGCTATGGGTATCAAGATTAGCCCTCCATTGCGTTCGGAAAATCTCCAGCGAGTGAAGGAACCATTAGAAGCGATAGTCAGGGCTTCACGTATCCGAATGCGCCGGGTGTTGTTGCGGGATAATTGGTGGCTGAAAGATGCAGGTGCTTTAGTCGCCTATACTAAAGAGAATCAACCAGTGGCGCTGTTACCTGCTGGAAATCGTTATGAAATTTTTGACCCAGTTAACTATAGCCGTGTGGTAGTAAACGAGGGTGTAGCTGCAACATTAGCTCCTGTGGCTTATATGTTTTATCGCTCTTTACCCGATAAAGCACTCAGGGCTATTGATATAGTCAAGTTTACCCTCCGAGGACACGGGTGGGATTTACTACAAATTTTATTTACTGGTATTTTCATTACCCTGTTGGGGATGATTACACCTTATGCCACTTCAATAATTATAGATAATGCCATCCCCGATAGCGATCGCTCTTTATTATTACAAATCGGCTTAGGGTTATTAGTTGCAGCTTTAGGTGCAGGTTTATTTCAACTGGCTCAAGGTTTTGCCTTGCTGCGAATGGAAACCTCTGGTGATGCTTCTACTCAAGCTGGTGTGTGGGATAGATTACTCAATTTGCCAGTCTCTTTTTTCCGAGAGTACACCACAGGGGATTTACTCTCACGAATTTCCTCAGTCAGTGCTATCCGTCGTCAACTTAGCGGTAGAACGCTGATTAATTTTATTACTAGTATATTTGCGTTATTTTACTTAGGACAGTTATTTTATTACAACTATAAATTAGCCCTGATTGCCGTTGCTAGTGCCGTAGTGGCGATCGCTATCACGACAATCTCTGGTATCCTTCTATTATCAAAAGTGCGACCTCTGTTAGAAGTACAGGGTAATATTTTCGGGCAAACAGTACAGTTAATCAACGGCATTTCTAAACTGCATATTGCCGGGGCTGAAGAACGCGCCTTCGCCGCTTGGAGTAAAAACTACACTCGACAAATCAAGCTAGAACTCAGCACCCAATTGGTAGAAGATTTTGTTGTAATCTTCAATACAATCATCCCCATCATTACCTCTGGAGTCCTATTCTGGTTTACCACCAAGCTCTTAGAAGAAGCTCAAACTTCCGGAAGTATCGCCTTTTCCCTTGGGACTTTTCTCGCCTTTAACACAGCCTTTAGCAACTTCACCAGAGGAACCACAAACCTCAGCAATACAGTTACCCAAATTTTACAAATTCTTCCCCAGTGGCAACGCACACAGCCAATTTTAACCACCATACCAGAAGTGAATCTCAGCAAATCTGACCCTGGCAGGCTGGCAGGTAAAATTACTGTAGATAATGTAACTTTTTGTTATCGTCGTGATGGCAACTTAACCCTGGATAATGTCAGTATCTCTGCTGAACCAGGAGAATTTATTGCTCTAGTAGGTAGTTCTGGAAGCGGTAAATCAACTCTGCTGCGGCTACTACTGGGATTTGAAACACCCCAAGCCGGCAGCATCCATTACGATGGTCAAGACCTTTCCGGCTTAGATGTGGATGCAGTCAGGCGACAGTTAGGTGTTGTGTTACAAAATGGTCAGCTAAATTCAGCTTCCATTTTTGAGAATATCGCTGGTGACGCACAGATTACCCTAGATGAAGCCTGGGAAGCAGCGCGGATGTCTGGTTTTGCTGAAGATGTTACCGCCATGCCTATGCAAATGCACACGGTAGTCAGCGAAGGCGGTGGTAATCTGTCTGGAGGACAAAGACAGCGATTGCTGATTGCTCGCGCCTTAGCATTAAAGCCCCGAATTTTGTTATTTGATGAAGCTACCAGCGCCCTCGACAACAGAACCCAAGCAATAGTCAGTGAAAGTCTAGATAAATTACAGGTTACCAGAATTGCGATCGCTCATCGACTAAGCACAATTCGCAACGCTCACCGCATCTATGTATTACAAGCAGGCCGGGTAGTACAACAGGGAACTTTTCAAGAGTTAGCAAATACTGAAGGGATTTTTGCTCAGTTGATGGCTCGACAAATGGCTTGA
- a CDS encoding NHLP family bacteriocin export ABC transporter peptidase/permease/ATPase subunit, which yields MVSTKSTVVTLVNPWQYVKKILPPRRLRVKTPTLLQMEAVECGAAALGIILGYYGRVVPLPQLRRDCGVSRDGSKASNMVKAARTYGLEAKGFKKELKQVQQLRPPYIVFWNFNHFVVVEGFGKHQVYINDPATGPRHVSLQEFDEGYTGIVLVMEPGAEFQKGGRKPSMIASLWSRLQGAESALVYCIVAGFFLTIIGLVIPVFSQIFVDDILVQGRMLWLHPLLLAMAIAAILQGSLTLLRLRYLRRLKIRLAVGMSSRFLWHILRLPVSFYAQRFAGEISNRTTLNDQVADVLAGQLATTIIDTLMVLFYALVMVQYDWVLTLMVVSFAAVNVLTLQWISRQRIDANQRLIQEYGKAAGISIATLQSIETLKASGLESDFFSRWSGYYTKALNSQQELGITNQTFSVLPTLLSALSAMLLLIVGGFRVMDGHLSIGMLIAFQGLMSGFQQPVNNLVNFGTTLQELEGNLIRLDDVLDNPVGEVGGKTSSSSLQALPKLQGYVELKNITFGYSRLEAPLIENFNLSIKPGQRVALVGGSGSGKSTIAKLVSGLYQPWTGEIYFDSQPREEISLQLLTNSVAMVEQEILLFGGTVRDNLTLWDTTVPDKNLMRACQDAAIADVIFSMSGGYDAELIEGAANLSGGQRQRLEIARALVNNPSILVMDEATSALDAETEKIIDQNLRRRGCTCIIVAHRLSTIRDCDQIIVLERGKVVQQGTHQELWQVEGAYSRLIRTEG from the coding sequence GTGGTATCTACTAAATCTACCGTAGTAACACTGGTTAATCCTTGGCAGTATGTAAAAAAAATACTACCACCTAGAAGGCTGCGAGTGAAAACGCCCACGCTGCTACAAATGGAAGCGGTAGAATGTGGTGCGGCTGCTTTGGGAATTATTCTTGGTTACTACGGTCGAGTTGTACCATTGCCACAACTGCGGCGAGACTGCGGAGTTTCCCGCGATGGCAGCAAGGCATCTAATATGGTGAAAGCTGCCAGAACTTATGGACTAGAAGCTAAAGGTTTTAAAAAAGAACTGAAGCAAGTACAACAATTACGCCCTCCTTATATTGTCTTTTGGAACTTTAACCATTTTGTTGTGGTAGAGGGATTTGGTAAACATCAGGTTTATATCAATGACCCCGCTACGGGGCCGCGTCATGTATCGTTACAAGAATTTGACGAGGGATATACCGGAATAGTACTGGTGATGGAACCAGGCGCAGAGTTCCAAAAAGGTGGTCGCAAACCCAGCATGATTGCATCTTTGTGGTCACGGTTACAGGGGGCTGAGAGTGCTTTAGTTTACTGCATCGTGGCAGGATTTTTCTTGACGATTATTGGGTTGGTAATCCCCGTATTTAGTCAAATATTTGTCGATGATATCTTGGTGCAGGGACGAATGTTATGGCTGCACCCTCTACTTTTGGCAATGGCGATCGCTGCTATACTGCAAGGATCACTCACATTACTACGACTACGCTACCTACGCCGACTCAAAATTAGACTAGCTGTGGGTATGTCTAGCCGTTTCCTCTGGCATATTCTCCGCCTACCAGTGAGCTTTTATGCTCAAAGATTTGCTGGGGAAATCAGTAATCGCACTACCCTAAATGACCAAGTAGCCGATGTTCTGGCTGGACAGTTAGCAACAACCATCATTGACACATTGATGGTGCTTTTTTATGCTTTGGTGATGGTGCAGTATGACTGGGTACTTACCTTGATGGTGGTCAGTTTTGCCGCCGTGAACGTCTTAACTTTGCAATGGATTTCTCGTCAACGGATAGATGCTAATCAACGATTAATTCAAGAATATGGGAAGGCGGCGGGTATATCTATCGCTACATTACAAAGTATAGAAACACTCAAAGCATCAGGGTTAGAGTCTGATTTCTTTTCTCGATGGTCTGGTTATTACACCAAGGCGCTCAATTCCCAACAGGAACTAGGAATTACAAACCAGACATTCTCAGTTTTACCCACACTGCTATCGGCTCTCTCCGCCATGTTGCTCTTGATAGTCGGTGGTTTCCGCGTGATGGATGGACATCTAAGTATCGGTATGCTCATCGCCTTTCAAGGTTTAATGTCTGGTTTTCAGCAACCCGTCAACAATCTCGTCAACTTTGGTACGACTCTCCAGGAATTAGAGGGAAACTTGATTCGTCTTGATGATGTGTTGGATAACCCCGTGGGGGAAGTAGGGGGTAAAACATCGTCTTCATCACTCCAGGCGCTTCCTAAATTGCAAGGATATGTGGAGTTAAAAAATATCACTTTTGGTTATAGCCGCTTGGAAGCGCCTTTAATTGAAAACTTTAATCTGTCAATTAAACCAGGACAGCGTGTGGCGTTAGTGGGGGGAAGCGGTTCTGGTAAGTCTACCATTGCCAAACTTGTAAGCGGACTGTATCAACCTTGGACTGGGGAAATCTACTTTGATAGTCAACCGAGAGAGGAGATTTCCCTCCAACTACTGACTAACTCTGTGGCGATGGTCGAGCAGGAAATTTTGCTGTTTGGCGGTACGGTGAGGGACAATTTAACCCTTTGGGATACTACTGTACCAGATAAAAACCTCATGAGGGCTTGCCAAGATGCTGCGATCGCTGATGTAATTTTCTCTATGTCTGGAGGTTATGATGCCGAACTCATCGAAGGTGCTGCTAATCTCAGTGGTGGTCAACGACAACGGTTAGAAATTGCCCGTGCGTTGGTAAATAATCCCTCTATCCTAGTTATGGATGAAGCCACCAGCGCCTTAGACGCAGAAACAGAAAAAATCATTGACCAAAATCTCCGCCGTCGGGGATGTACCTGTATTATCGTGGCGCACCGATTAAGCACTATCCGCGACTGTGACCAAATCATTGTCCTGGAACGGGGGAAAGTAGTACAACAAGGTACGCACCAAGAACTTTGGCAAGTTGAGGGTGCATATTCGCGTTTGATTCGGACGGAAGGATGA